The Heteronotia binoei isolate CCM8104 ecotype False Entrance Well chromosome 19, APGP_CSIRO_Hbin_v1, whole genome shotgun sequence genome contains the following window.
tccatctgcttctgGCAGTTAATAATACCAAGGATATATGAGAAACCCATTTAACCAGCAGAAAACAGaaaacccccaaaaaacaaacaaaaaaatccataccctcattcatttttaaaaacaacaaaagattTAATCAAGGCACACATTCATGCTCAAGAGAATGATGTAGTTGGAAAAGTCAGAAGAGGGAGTATCATCAGATAAGTGATTCCTAGTGAGCAAGACTGGATACCACTTCTTGGCACACTTAGGCCCAACATGTACCCCTTTTAGATGTTGATTGCTACTCAGAATTGCCAATGTATTTCCCATGTGTTCTAATCATACAGATTATAATATGCACAGTACCTCTGCATGCTTTACAAGCATTCAcatacctccatgcttgagaggagacagatggagtgtaacaaggtctcagttaattactcttagcactccacaattaaTAAGGATACATTTATACCACTATCTCCAGTTTTGACATCTTTGCTTCAcagtttcttcccccctcccagaattaaatccaagcaatggtgactttataaacttagcttgttattcctgtttgcatctgtaaaaaaagtctgcattGTGTTGCATTCTAaattgctgttcaacctctgccttatatgtatggactggtaacttttttttcattttatctgagggagtgtgcatgcacacaaaagctcattccttgaataaaactttgttggtcttaagggtgccactggactttgttcTGTAGAATTCTTTACaacagtctctcccccccccccccttcaaactaGGACAAAATGACTCAGATCTCCATTTTTAGTCGTCTTGTGTCTGACTGAAGAGCTTGACTCTTGAAGGTTTCTACCCTGGGAATCCTGGTGAGCTCGCAGGTGTGCCTGGACTCCGATCTAAGGGCCACAAAGCAGAATAACGTGGCTGTCGAGCCAAAACGATCATTATTGTCCTAGTTATCTCAACAAGCAAGGGTAAGGATTTTGatcaggggaagaagaagaagaagatattggatttatatcccgccctccactccgaagagtctcagagcggctcacaatctcctttcccttccttccccacaacagacaccctgtgaggtgggtggggctggagagggctttcacagcagctgccctttcaaggacaagctctgccagagctatggctgacccaagggcacgctagcaggtgcaagtggaggagtggggaatcaaacccggttctcccagataagagtccgcacacttaaccactacaccaaactggctctctacaccaaactgaggtaaGACTTCAAATCTCCTGTGCCATGGCCCTGATCCATAACACGCACACAGCTGCTTTGTTGAAGTTTACTCACACTTTGGGGATTTGGCACCAGATCCATCCCAGCTGTGTGTGGAGTAGTCCTCTGAGGATttacattaggcttcccaatccccagcagAGGATCCctgggttttacaggcttcccctgcccccagccagctggccagcggggggggggggggagccctgcccccacagtcaccatgtacctctagagctctggcaggtttagaaaactgcaaacaggtccgttttaaaaatgtgtgcctttaaatttgagcaggaaacaggaagcacttcatggtgAAGGGTCAGCAGCTGTTTCATCAGAGcagtccctttgttttgctttcgttttcagagcaagtaaagctGTGGAAGAACCAGACcgagtaagtgtgtgtgtgtgtgagagagggtggggcaggggattccccagtttggaggccctcccccttctttaCAAAGCtttagaaaggggggaggagaaaatatctactgggcactctattccctatggagaatgattcccatagggaataatggggaattgatccatgggtatctggggctctgggggggatgttctttgaggtagaggcaccaaatttacaacatagcatctgatgcctttcctcaaaacaccctcctagtttcaaaaggattggactggggaggggggtcaattctatgagcccccaaagaaggtgcccctatccttcattatttctaatggagggaaggcattgaaaaggtgtgcagtccctttcaatatgaaggccagaactccctgtggaattcaattgtgcttgttccaaccttgctcatggctttcttggacttggcaaccctaatttacaaACTGCATGGTTGAGAACAGCAGCAGTGACACAGGTCACTTAAAGGGTTCGAAATTCAAGGAACTCAggaatcctcacaacagccttgtaaaGTAGGTCAAGGAACTAGCTCAAAGTATCGGCACATTCCTCGCTGTTCTTGTAGCGACAGTGTGCAAGCTTCAGCAGCCACATGGGTCAGAAATGCTTTGGTGAATTAAAACAAACCAGAAAAACAGGTGTGGAATTAATTTTTCCTGAATCTTTGTTTCTGAACTACTCTTGTCCTGCAGTTACCAAAAGCCAAAATGGAAACAACCCACAGGGTTATAGTGACCACAATTACGAATACTTCAAGCACTATAATTGCAAATTTATAGGTGAAATGCAATACACACATACATTAAATTATGGAACACTCTCAAAAATATCTTAATACACTAAAAGTTCACGATACAAAGGAGAGTCCCAATGTTACAGGATGTTGACTTCATATCCTGCTTCGAAGTTCCTTCCAGCAAGGTACACGCCACAGTCTTTTTTCACAGAGGCCTTGAGCCGTTTCTGAGCAGTTGCCTATTTGGAAAGAGATAAGACTTTGATGTTGGTTGTAAATGTACTCTATGAAGGATTTATAAAAATTGAAGGAGGAAGGATTTGAAGTTGTCTTTCATTTGGATTGTGTTTGAAATTACTGGAGTAGTCTCTGTGGAAAAAGGATTGTGGAGTATATCTTGGTGGAAGGAACTTCGAAGCAGGATATGAAGTCGACCTCCTGTGACAATGGGACTCTCCTTTGTATTGTGAACTTTGAGTgtattaagatgattttgagagtGTTCCATAATTTAATGTATGTGTATATTGCATTTCACCTATAAATTTGGAATGATAGTGCTTGAAAGGTTAGTAATTGTGGTCACTATGGTTGTTTCCGTTTTGCTATCTAGAATGACCTCTCTCTGTATTTTCAGTTACCAAAAGCCAGGCAAGTAATTCTACCTTCTTAGTACAATTCTTGGAACAATTCTTGGACGTTTAGTCGATGGGGAGAAAGACTAACCACTGCAAGGTAGTTATTTTTCTTTCCTGAGATGCTGCTGTTGGATCATTGCATTCTCTTCTGCTCTACTTGACAAAAAAAATgttcctccacccaccctcttGTTTTTAGATGTTATAATTaaatgggacggagacggtgctggtcgccttagtagatgatctcTAGTGACAACTGAATCGAGGCGGGTCAgaagtgctgttgttgttggacctgttggtggtgtttgacatggttgaccatcagttgctggttcaccgcctcgccgatgcagggattcaggggttagccttacagtggctttcctcctttctctgtgattgGGGACAAAGGTTGACGAtgggggacaatcgtcccagaggcatccgcttaattgtggggtgcctcagggggcagtgctttccccgatgttgtttaatatctacatgcgcccccttgcccatattGTCAAGAgattcgggctgggttgccatcagtatgcagatgacactcagctttatctgctgatggatggccggcctgcctctgccccagaaaaactggccccagcgttacaagccgtggcggggtggctcaggctgagtcgtctgaagctgaacccaacgaagacagaagtcctttgtctgagccgtggtggcctgagaagggaaatccctttaccagcctttgatggggcgccactgatatcggtgcctaaagtcaagagctggagcccacattgggtatggaggctcagatagcagccactgcaagatccgcctttttccatcttaggcgggcatgacagctggcacccttcctagagcacagcgacttagcaacagtgattcatgctacggtcaccttgagactagactactgtaatgccctctacatggggctgcccatgaatctggaagctgcagctggtgcagaatgctgcagccaggctgttactgggtctctctattcgggatcatgtgcagccggggctgcggagattgcattggctgccagtagtattctggattcgctacaaggtgatggttattacctttaaagtcctatatggccgaagtcctgtctaccttagggaccatctcccCCCATATATTcaccagagggtacttagatcttgATCACAAACCCTATTAGAAAttcccgggccgagggaggcgagactgaaggctaccagagaacgagccttctctattgtggccccccactggtggaaccaactccctgatggttagagccttgcgggaccttgcccaattccacaaggcttgtaaaacaacactttttcgtctggccttcaactaaagtacagagctgcttaacatcatggtatggaacttagcaccaaaactgtcttaaaaatttgttcaatatttaaagtgcaattgttaattttaattgatcttactgtaattgtttttattgtatggttttattgtggatttaatgttgttgttagccgccctgagcctgcttcggtggggagggcaggatataaatgcgaaaaataaataaataaaatgtatcttGTATTCCCCAGCCTATTTCTTtgaggatgccaacctccaggtgggatgtggagatcccccagaattgcagctcatctccagactacagcgatcagttcccctgggggaaatgtatgctttggaaggtagaccctCCTTATGGAAGTACTtcttacccaaagggtgattaacatgtggaattcactgccacaggaggtggtggcggctacaagcatagacagcttcaagagggggttagataaaaatatggagcagaggtccatcagtggctattagccacagtgtgtatatatgtgtgtgtgtgtgtgtgtgtatagaaaaaaaaatttggccactgcgtgacacagagtgttggactggatgggccattggcctgatccaacatggcttctcttatgttcttatctcattgaggtccccaggttccacccccaaatctccaggagcttcccaacctgaagctggcaaccctacttgcccaCCCCCCCATCAGCTGcaagggaggacctggcaacctgacATTTCATTCAGTTGTCACTCAGTAACTGGCAGCAAGTTGGGAAATGGTTTAAGGTCAGAGTATTTGCTCTATGCATTGTATTTTATCACAAAATCTGGTCTTACAGAAAGCAGGATATACACAAAAGTGGGCTTGTTCATTTCCAGTGTCCTTGGTAGGGGGAGAGTGATGCTGGGTACCTCTTGGTGGCTCTGGGGTAGACCCGTCTGCACTGACTACCTCTGTCCCACTTCAAGTTCAGCCTTGAGAAGCATGCTAAGGAGTGATGCTCCATTTCCCCGTGTTGCAAGTAAATGGTAATAATGTGCTTACATTGAAGAAAATTTAAGTCTGCACTGATGCAGAATACCTTCTGACTGTTACTTCAGATGTACCTTTGGGGCTTATAAAGCAGCCATGGAGTCAGGAGCAGGATAATAGTTACAGCCTTGGGGGAGGAGTGTTAAACTCCCTGATTAGAAATGCACAGTTGGTCTGCATtctaatggggggaggggagacaatATGTGAAGATCTCCCTCTTTCTCACCCACAACttaaagttgtgtgtgtgtgtgtgaaggggtgGATTCCAAATCAGAGGAGTTAAATCTTCCCCGCAGTCCAGTGCTGTGACCCCAATCCCTATTAACCTCCAAAAACATTCACCTCTGCTTTTTAAGGCCCAAAAAAACATCTTGAATTCAGGTTGTGAAATTCCAGCATCACATATATTTGGCACCCTCAAGAACCAAAGTGTGTTGTGCCTTATTCCGTCCCAGTGACTCCAGTGATCtggatggtggaaagtgccatcaagacacagttgacttatggaaaCCTGATAGGGTTTTCAACGCAAGAGAtgaacaggtggtttgccatttcatgactctgcatagtgacccttgGCATTCTCTCATTTACGAACGCACCAGGGCTGAcggtgcttagcttctgagatctgacaagactgagctaATGTGGTTCATCCTGATGAAGGTGTAGTGACTGTAGCTACCAAGAATCAAGCCTGCTGCAATCTGCAAGGCCCCGTGTCTAAAACGGTTGTTCCTTGGCTTATGCTATAGCATGACAAGACTTTGGGAACTGAGCTTTATATATGTAGACAAACAAATGCACTGCTGGGCACTTTCTCAGATGTGGACATGTGGATGAATATTTGGGGTGTGGCTTTCTTCTCCTTTATCGTTCATGTTTATTACAAATTAAGtactgggcaagatttattgcaTTTTGTGCATCTGTTATGGCACACTTTTAATCAACCTCACAACACACAGTGGTTGTGTTTCAGGCACCCACAGTCCTTTTACCCTTAGCACCCTAATATCTGCCTGGTAACCATGCTGTGTGTTTGTTTCCAATTAAAAACAATATTGATTTGAATGGCAAGAAGGTGCTTAGTGAGAGGAGAAGCTGGTAAGGGGCTTCTATTGCTTAGAGAGCTTTTGTGCTATTTTGACAGACCATTGTAATGTTTTTTCTCATTAAATCTTGGAGGTCACCACATAGGCTGGAAGAACGGCACAGGAACAGGTCATGTGCAGAAACCAGTGTGCTATCGGCAGAACCGATGCAGCCTTGGAGTAGCTGGCTAAGATCCCATGCCCCCAGTGGCAGGAGGTGGCCATCTGTGTTGTACTCTTCTGGTTGGTCCAGGTTCTTGCATACTcattgccctgcctctttccctgcctccctcctccttaGTCATCCAGGTGCTGTTCTTCCCACGTGGATGTTGGGATGGCGCTGTAAGGGTCCATGATGACTTTGGCACAGCGAATAATCATGACAATCAAGAAAAGGCAAAGGAAGACAAAGCATGCCAGTGTTAACCCTTTATCCACGTCGACAAAGGCTGGTTCTGAGGTTGGTCCCTCCATTGCTCATGGCGCTCCACATCAGGACTGATTTCTGCGGCCACCATCATTTTACACCTGTGGAAGACAACAACAAAGAGATGGCTGACAAAAGTGGGACTAAAGCGTTCAGGAGATGAGGGCTTTGGGAAACGAGCGTATGTATGGCAGGGTTCTGCCTAACCTTTagtaaggaagaagaaggattATCTCCCCTTTACTCCCAGCTGTCCAAAACTTCCTGCTCTACAAGTTTGCCTCACACACATTTGCCTCTTTAAGAAGGAAATGAGCACCACCCATTCAAAAGTACCACATTATGTCTGCAACAAAGAGCACACTTCTACCACAGATTATGGCTGCAATGAGGACACACTTTAAATCTGTGTCACCTTCAGCAGAGAGGTAGTGTTCTGGCAGGATATATAAGGAGGCTCTTTTTAGCCCCTTTTTGAAGCAAGGTACTTGCTGTTGTTGTGTTGGAATCTGTTCAGCTACAGCAACACTTTCTAGAACAATAATTTCTACTGCTCAGAGTTTGTGTTGCCAATGTCCAATTGCATCATTCCAGTTAATTCTGTTCTATGTTTCTGTCCTTGCAGCTTGGCTCTAGGAGAGTCCCTGACCCACTTTGTTCTTCTTTTCAGGAAGTCCCTTGTGTTCACCTCCCTTCTGAGTCTTTCTCTTGCTGTTCTATACTCTAAGACATGCTTCGTAGAAACTATgtgtctccttcccctcctccttttcctgccACCAGGGCCTCTTTTATTATTCTGCTTTTGCAGGTTCATCATACCCTTCAGTTCCTGTTGGCACTTCCTTAGCAGCCCCTGGTGAGTTTCTTCCCTGATTTCCCTATACCAGGGGTCCTCATCTGCTGGTATTTTGGAATCTTGAGAACAGAGAGTGGGTGCTGCCAGAAAATGGTGGCCAGGGAGTGCTGGGCCAATCATAAAATGTTGAGAGACTGCAAGACAAACATCCACCTACAATGGAGACAGCTTTTTTGAACTGAATGCTCCTATAAGGCCAAAGGTGGTGCCTCCTGGGCTTCTCTAGGCTTGACAACAATTAGGAGGGTAAAAAGTCTTCCACCTTCTTAACAGAGACTTAATAACATGTTATTACCGCATGATGTTAATGACCTCCATGCTGTAAAAAGCTTTATTGCCCAATTCCATACATTAAGCCTCTGCtatgcaaaaagtctgccaagaaaatgtgatgtgatgtcaccccatgggttggtaatgacttgatgcttgcacaagggaaaacctttacctttttaaaaaggcaagccATATTTTTCCCTTTGGGCTGTTGGCAATCCTAGGTTCTTCTGAGTGTCCTCCTACTGCAGTGAAGTGGAAGAAAGCTGGCTCTTTGctttgtaaagaagaagaagagattggatttataccctgcccttcactcagagtctcaaagcagcttacgatCGCCTTCCCATCCTCTACCCAttaaagacaccctgtgagggaggtggggctgagaaagttctgacagaaactgctcttgagagaacagctctaagagaactgggacttactcaaggtcacaccaaaactgcatgtggaggaggggggaatcaaacccagttctcccagattagaatccacacacttaaccactacaccaaacaactgGGTACTAGCAAAATCCTCACTGTATATAATAgctctataaaaaggtaaaggtagtcccctgtgcaagcaccactcgtttccaactctggggttacgtcacatcacgacattttcatggcagacttttattggggtggtttgccattgccttccccagtcatctacactatctcaccctccccaccccccaccccgtaagctgggtactcattttaccaaccttggaaagatggaaggctgagtcaaccttgagccggctacctgaaacccagattctgccaggatcaaactcaggtcgtgagcagagagctctgactgcagtactctATACAGAACATCTAATTTGGGTTGGGGAAAAAGTCTGGGGAAGTGGGAAAGATGTTGTTTACatatggaaggtagcaaatatcacccccatctttaaaaagggttccagaggagatccgggtaactacaggccaatcagtctgacttcaataccgggaaagttgatagaaaccattatcaaggacagaatgagtaggcacattgatgaacacgagttactgaggaagtctcagcatgggttctgtaagggaagatcttccctcactaacctgttacatttctttgagggggtgaacaaacatgtggacaaaggagatctgatagatattgtttaccttgactttcagaaagcttttgataaagttcctcatcaaaggcttcttagtaagctcgagagtcatggagtaaaaggacaggtcctcttgtggatcaaaaactgactaattaataggaagcagagagtgagtataaatgggcattcttcgcagtggaggacggtaagcagtggagtgccgcagggctcagtactgggtcccatgctctttaacttgttcataaatgatttggagttgagaataggcagtgaagtggccaagtttgcagatgacactaaattgttcagggtgctaagaaccagagaggattgtgaggcactccaaagggatctgttgagactgggtgagtgggcgtcaacatggcagatgatgttcaatgtggccaagtgcaaagtaatgcacattggggcctagaatcccagctacaaatacaagttgatggggtgtgaactggcagagactgatcaagagagagatcttggggtcgtggtagataactcactgaaaatgtcaagacagtgtgcgattgcaattaaaaaaggccagtgccatgctgggaattattaggaagggaattgaaaacaaatcagccagtatcataatgcccctgtataaatcgatggtgtggtctcatttggaatactgtgtgcaattctggtcaccgcacctcaaaaaggatattatagcattggaaaaagtgcagaaaagggcaactagaatgattaaaggtttggaacactttgcctacgaagaaaggttaaaaggcatgaggctctttagcttggagaaacgtcgactgcggggtgacatgatagaggtttacaagattatgcatgggatggagaaggtagagaaagaagtacttttctccctttctcacaataaaagaactcgtgggcattcaatgaaattgctgagcagttgggttagaaccgataaaaggaggtacttcttcacccaaatggtgattaacatgtggaattcactgccacaggaggtggtggcggctacaagcatagccagctgcaagagggggttagataaaaatatggagcagagctccatcagtggctatcagccacagtgtgtgtgtgtgtgtatgtatatatatatatatatatatatatatatatatatatatatatatatatataaaatttttggccactgtgtgatatagagtgttggactggatgggccattggcctgatccaacatggcttctcttatgttcttattagcctGACATGAAGCCTCAGAGAAGACCAGAGGGCCAACTCCTGTGGTACTGTGTGAAATCTACTGCCTCATGGCCTGGTCCCCCCAgtactttagagcaggggtggccaacggtagctctccagatgttttttgcctacaactcccatcagccccagccagcatggccaatggctggggctgatgggagttgtagacaaaaaacatctggagagctaccgttggccacccctgctttggaggtaTCTGAATGAAAGAGGTTGGCCAGGTCAAATGACTTGCACTCAGATGAGCCAGTGTTGAGGTAGTGATTGGAATATAGTGTGGGAGACCCatgtttaaatccccactctgccctaCTACTACTGAGTGACCTTCAgccagtccctcccttcccctctgtcATTCTAGCCAACCTCATGGGGTAGTTAATGCAGTgacgataaaatggaggaaggaaaatGACCTGTGACTAAATCTAATTTTTATAGAAATGGTTCATCCATGTCCTTCATTTTGCTGACCTCTATCCAACACTCTCTCTTTGTTGGATTGTTGTGAGCCAGGTCCCGGATCACTTGCTGTACCTGATGGACCGTTGATGTGTAAGGAGTGGTCCCTGACATATAACTTGGAACAAACAGATAGATGAGAGAAGgtctggactcctgttttaaaagaacaacaaaaaaagttacATTGTCCGCTTCCTGCATCCTGTGGATAGTGACACATACTTAAAGTTAATTGACCCCATTCTCTCACACAGCTGTCATTCTGGTATATCAAGCCAAATCAATAAGGCTCACAATAGACCATTCAAGATCACTGTAGGGAGATTGTGACTGCAGAAGATTGTGGGAGGCAGGGACTTGTATTTTTGGCATTGCAATGACACCATGCTATCACTTCCAATGTGACAAGAGAGTAATTTAGTCATTTGGGGCATTCTCCCAAAACTCCATGTcacccagcacaatgatgtcatctcCAGGTTATACTAGGAATGACAGTGTGGCATCCCAAGCTTGGATGTGTCTCTGTAAGGCattccagggactgaacttggaagATCTGATGCTGGAATCTAGCCCTATTGGCTATCTGAAATTATGTGCATATCCCTTTGATATCCTCTTCAAGAACACGAAGTAGAAGCATGTGAGACCAGATGCTGCCACAGGCTGGCCCACTCAGATAGAAATACTAGGAGCCAAGCCTTTGTCTTGGTCTGGCCCACAGAGTAGGACTTGCTGTACTTCATTTCTTGACAACTGGCCTCAGGGGTCATGAGTTCAAGTATGCTCCTGGTCTCAATCTGGgcactggctagggttgccaactctgagctaagaaattcctggagatttttttttgggggggaggtttggagaggggaaggaactcAATAGGGTTTAGTGCCTtacagtccaccttctgaagcagctGTTGTCCCCATactttgtagcctggagatcagctgtaatttcaggataTCTTCAAACTCCATATGGAGATCAGCAATTCTAGCACAGGAACCTTCACCCTAGTCCCTTGACAGCTTTCATTTTAAGAAGTTTCCATTTATGATGCCACTATATCTGAGCTGTTTATCTGCCATTGTGGAAAACAGTTACATTAAGAACTTGTCTTACATTCTTTGGCAAGGGAGTGGCTTGTGCCATTAAAAACTTTGGCTGGCAAACAGACAACTTTGCCTCTCTTTTGGCTAGAAAGTCTGGTGTtgtggttagagcatcagactaggatctgggagatccagaatTTCCACTGTGCTGTGGACActactggatgaccttgagccaggcaCACTCTGGCCTACCTTATTAAAGCAAAATGAAAGAAGGGAAACCAGTCTAAGAGAATGCCCTGGAGGAAGGGTGAGGGGAAATATGCTAAATAAAGACAGAAGTGGAACGTGCCCCCTTCCAATGACCTAAGGACAACAACTTCAGAGTGTAGGTAAGGAGTGACTGTATCCTGAAGTGGTCTCCTGTGGGAGTCTTGCAGAAAGCATTCCTAGTGACAGAAAAATAGCATTCTAGGGAGAATGCTAAGCTGGAATCTGTCTCTTGGGTAATGTTTCCCAATAGCGGGGTCACGACCCGGCACCAGGCCACGGAGCCCTCAACACTGGGCTGCGGGGCCTCCCATCCCCTGACTGCCCCCTGCCTCACACCTCCCTCCTGGTGGCAGCTCAAACAGACTGCAGCTGAAAAGGACGCGTGGCTTCTCCCTTGCCGGAACTtctttcccatccaggaagtgctggCGAGGGAGGAGCCATGCGCTCTTCTCCTTCACATCCAGGAAGTGCCGGTGAGGGAGGAGCCACATGCCCTTTGCAGCCGTGGTTTGTTCGAGCTGCCGCTGGCTTGGCCCAGTGCAGAGTAAGCTCCGCACCAATTTCCCACCAATTGGGCCATCggtcgggggggagggggctttacGCAGCATAAAATTGACCTGCCTGcggttggggaagggagggaggaggggcggAGGGGTGCAATGTCGCGGGGGGGCACGATGCAGGTGGAGGCGTGGCGGCCAGGGGACGGGAGGCCCTGGGGCCCCGGCGTTGAGAGCTCCGTGGCCTGATTTCCCACTGAtcaggtgggggggaggctttTCATCCTGAAATTGACctgcggtggggaagggagggaggcgatGGCGGGAGTCAGCTGCACGGCgagagtgagcagttttaaaCGTGATTTG
Protein-coding sequences here:
- the CTXND1 gene encoding cortexin domain-containing 1 protein — translated: MEGPTSEPAFVDVDKGLTLACFVFLCLFLIVMIIRCAKVIMDPYSAIPTSTWEEQHLDD